From a single Synechococcus sp. MW101C3 genomic region:
- a CDS encoding FdhF/YdeP family oxidoreductase — protein sequence MEPGNDSSAANAATPTIGGGWPVIDGWAKATLSPRGPLLWQTLLHKSACLSCAWGTGGQNGGFVDELGEPLQRCLKSVEAIAAELQPAVPEGVFAERSLAMLQQLSSLEADRLGRLSHPLILREGRSHYERLGWDDVFELADAAFRRPAERVASYSSGRSSNEAAYLLQLLLRAMGSNNLADCSDLCHAPSTVGLGEVFGSGTSMVSLESLQQADCVVLVGSNAPANHPRLMNELIRLRERGGSVIVINPVLEVGLLKFGSPAFPIKSMLRGSEIATLFLQPVPGSDTAVFLGLQKALLEAGQVRHDFLRDHTEGSEAVLEQLRATPWEAITACCGLSREELSHTAAVIGRAKGVVFAWAMGITHHSNGTTNVHAIANTALLSGNAGKPGAGTMPIRGHSNVQGFGSMGVTVKLRAEMQQALERLLGRPLSRVPGYDTRALIAAAGAGAVDTLLCLGGNLWGANPDSSEAKQALGRIDTIFYLATKPNQGHFHGLGRRRTLVLPVFNRFETPHATTTESGNNFVRFNDPGRSHLKHADLISELGFLAELARRRLGDDPIDWGRLQDPVYVRELIARTVPGYGAIATIDATKREFSVAGRVFEQPSFPTPSGKARMEPTPLPALTLPEPAHFGGLAPGEAGLVLALITARSYSQHNTVVYKPGDAYRGMPHRNTILMNRGDLARCGLRAHQRVTVQGEAGALSDVEVIPGEIRAGAGLMFYPEVNAIFRAAIDHRSGTPAFKRVPVLVRSGPVATG from the coding sequence ATGGAGCCCGGCAACGACTCTTCTGCAGCGAATGCAGCCACCCCGACGATCGGCGGTGGCTGGCCGGTGATCGACGGCTGGGCCAAGGCCACCCTCTCGCCCCGTGGCCCCCTGCTCTGGCAGACCCTCCTGCACAAGAGCGCCTGTCTCTCCTGCGCCTGGGGCACGGGCGGTCAGAACGGTGGCTTCGTCGATGAGCTGGGCGAGCCACTGCAGCGCTGCCTCAAGAGCGTGGAGGCGATCGCGGCGGAACTGCAGCCGGCGGTGCCGGAGGGGGTGTTCGCCGAGCGCAGCCTGGCGATGCTGCAGCAACTCAGTTCGCTCGAGGCCGACCGGCTCGGCCGCCTCAGCCATCCGCTGATCCTGCGCGAGGGCCGCAGCCATTACGAGCGCCTCGGCTGGGACGACGTTTTCGAGCTGGCCGACGCCGCCTTCCGCCGCCCAGCGGAGCGGGTGGCCTCCTACAGCTCCGGCCGTTCCTCCAACGAGGCCGCCTACCTGCTGCAGCTGTTGCTGCGGGCGATGGGCTCCAACAACCTGGCCGACTGCTCCGATCTCTGCCACGCCCCCTCCACCGTGGGGCTGGGCGAGGTGTTCGGCTCGGGCACCTCGATGGTGAGCCTCGAAAGCCTGCAGCAGGCCGACTGCGTGGTGCTGGTGGGCTCCAATGCCCCCGCCAACCACCCGCGGCTGATGAACGAGCTGATCCGCCTGCGTGAACGCGGCGGCAGCGTGATCGTGATCAACCCGGTGCTGGAGGTGGGGCTGCTGAAGTTCGGCTCGCCGGCCTTTCCGATCAAGTCGATGCTGCGGGGCTCGGAGATCGCCACGCTGTTCCTGCAGCCGGTGCCCGGCAGCGACACCGCCGTGTTCCTGGGCCTGCAGAAGGCGCTGCTGGAAGCGGGCCAGGTGCGCCACGACTTCCTGCGCGACCACACCGAAGGCTCCGAGGCGGTGCTGGAGCAGCTGCGCGCCACCCCATGGGAGGCGATCACTGCCTGCTGCGGCCTCAGCCGCGAGGAGCTCAGCCACACCGCTGCGGTAATCGGCCGGGCCAAGGGCGTGGTGTTCGCCTGGGCGATGGGCATCACCCACCACAGCAACGGCACCACCAACGTGCACGCGATCGCCAACACGGCGCTGCTGAGCGGCAACGCCGGCAAGCCCGGGGCCGGCACCATGCCGATCCGCGGCCACTCCAACGTGCAGGGCTTCGGCTCGATGGGCGTCACGGTGAAGCTGCGGGCCGAGATGCAGCAGGCGCTGGAGCGGCTGCTGGGCCGCCCGCTCAGCCGCGTGCCCGGCTACGACACCCGCGCCCTGATCGCGGCCGCCGGCGCCGGTGCGGTGGACACCCTGCTGTGCCTCGGCGGCAACCTCTGGGGCGCCAACCCGGATTCCAGCGAAGCGAAGCAGGCGCTCGGCCGCATCGACACGATCTTCTACCTGGCCACCAAGCCCAACCAGGGGCACTTCCACGGGCTGGGGCGCCGCCGCACCCTGGTGCTGCCGGTGTTCAACCGCTTCGAAACGCCGCACGCCACCACCACCGAATCGGGCAACAACTTCGTGCGCTTCAACGATCCGGGCCGCTCACACCTGAAGCACGCCGACCTGATCAGCGAGCTGGGCTTCCTGGCCGAGCTGGCCCGGCGGCGGCTGGGCGACGATCCGATCGACTGGGGCCGCCTGCAGGACCCCGTCTACGTGCGAGAGCTGATCGCCCGCACCGTGCCGGGCTACGGCGCGATCGCCACGATCGATGCCACCAAGCGTGAGTTCAGCGTGGCGGGGCGGGTGTTCGAGCAGCCCAGCTTCCCCACGCCGTCGGGGAAAGCACGGATGGAGCCCACACCCCTGCCGGCGCTGACGCTGCCTGAGCCGGCCCATTTCGGCGGCCTGGCGCCGGGGGAAGCGGGCCTGGTGCTGGCCCTGATCACCGCCCGCAGCTACTCCCAGCACAACACCGTGGTGTACAAGCCGGGCGATGCGTACCGCGGCATGCCGCACCGCAACACGATCCTGATGAACCGGGGCGATCTGGCCCGCTGCGGCCTGCGTGCCCACCAGCGCGTGACCGTGCAGGGCGAAGCCGGTGCCCTCAGCGACGTGGAAGTGATTCCCGGCGAGATCCGCGCCGGCGCCGGTCTGATGTTCTACCCGGAGGTGAACGCGATCTTCCGCGCCGCCATCGATCACCGCAGCGGCACGCCAGCCTTCAAGCGGGTGCCGGTGCTGGTGCGCAGCGGGCCTGTCGCCACCGGTTAG
- a CDS encoding MFS transporter, whose product MSTGPSASIHWRLAWGVVALQMALLLGWMIYRAYQPALLSSHGFSRLLLPFALLPGVMGLVIEPLTGWLSDRRDPSARGRLLPVSVAVLVAGLIFLGVVGLLNRGIPAGSLLLPLVMVAWIVAVQSSASPALAVLHEAAPLRQLPRVAALLTCAQGLLGALEAPLTAAAVRLGPALTFTLGAAVLGLGLVVLRWLPPFPPARREPAIAVRVPPRQALHLLAMALAVGVVTTCLLTLLPRVPLGGSSLSSGGHLVAAVLIVSALVAPWGGHLVSRWGRQRSLRIALATLAALLALMVLGPAVLRPALLPLLGLAHSLVSTSLTAAALATLPATSAGLGAGLVLGGAGAAGALLSMVFTSDGPVAAGPLLALVAAATGLAFAAGACLSAGDGRRDGLA is encoded by the coding sequence ATGAGCACCGGACCTTCAGCTTCCATCCACTGGCGTCTGGCCTGGGGCGTGGTGGCTCTGCAGATGGCCCTGCTGCTGGGCTGGATGATCTACAGGGCCTACCAGCCGGCCCTGCTCAGCAGCCATGGATTCAGCCGGCTACTGCTTCCCTTTGCCCTACTGCCCGGCGTGATGGGGCTGGTGATTGAACCGTTGACGGGCTGGCTTTCCGACCGCCGCGACCCGAGCGCACGGGGCCGGCTGCTGCCTGTGAGTGTGGCGGTACTGGTGGCCGGCCTGATCTTTCTTGGGGTGGTAGGTCTGTTGAACCGCGGCATCCCCGCCGGCAGCCTGCTGCTGCCGCTGGTGATGGTGGCCTGGATTGTGGCGGTCCAGAGCTCGGCCAGCCCGGCACTGGCGGTGCTGCATGAGGCGGCCCCCCTGCGCCAGCTGCCACGCGTCGCGGCGCTGTTGACCTGTGCGCAGGGGCTGCTGGGAGCCCTTGAAGCTCCGCTCACCGCCGCGGCCGTGCGGCTGGGGCCAGCCCTCACCTTCACCCTGGGTGCAGCCGTGCTGGGCCTGGGGCTCGTCGTGCTGCGATGGTTGCCGCCGTTTCCTCCTGCACGTAGGGAGCCCGCCATTGCCGTGCGAGTTCCGCCCCGCCAGGCCCTGCACCTGCTGGCCATGGCCCTTGCCGTGGGTGTGGTCACAACGTGTCTGCTGACGCTCCTGCCCCGGGTGCCTTTGGGTGGGTCGTCGCTGTCCTCCGGCGGACACCTGGTGGCAGCCGTGCTGATCGTCTCGGCGCTGGTGGCCCCCTGGGGAGGTCATCTGGTGAGCCGCTGGGGGAGGCAACGCAGCCTGAGGATCGCCCTGGCCACGTTGGCTGCCCTGCTCGCCCTCATGGTGCTTGGCCCAGCCGTTTTGCGCCCAGCCCTGCTGCCGCTGCTGGGTCTGGCCCACAGCCTCGTGTCCACCAGCCTCACAGCCGCGGCCCTGGCCACCCTGCCCGCCACCAGCGCGGGGTTGGGCGCTGGCCTGGTGCTGGGGGGGGCGGGAGCCGCTGGCGCCCTGCTGAGCATGGTCTTCACCAGTGACGGACCCGTTGCCGCCGGACCGCTGCTGGCCTTGGTGGCCGCGGCGACGGGTCTGGCGTTCGCTGCCGGAGCATGCCTCTCTGCGGGGGATGGACGGCGTGATGGCTTGGCCTGA
- a CDS encoding HAD-IIB family hydrolase — protein sequence MLQQLASPQFEPPAATPQHPVQQTAAAVTRLERSAQPGTSERPLYLLLISLHGLIRGQQLELGRDADTGGQTKYVVELAKALAQQPHVEQVDLVTRLVVDAAVSDDYAQLIEPLGEHCRIVRLPAGPEAYIAKEQLWPYLGNFADTLHAWLKQQPRWPDLIHTHYADAGYVGVRLANLTGLPLVHTGHSLGRDKTRRLLAVGMAIEQIEARYHMIERISAEEDTLSHASLVITSTRNEIESQYELYDYYTPEKMAVIPPGTDLQQFFPPSPEPAAADPSPIQQEINKFLADPTKPMILALSRADERKNIIALLEAFGQEPRLKAMANLVIVMGNRDDIRELHEGAQHVLTEILLVIDALDLYGVVALPKHHQSSEVPAIYRSATASRGVFVNPALTEPFGLTLLEAAASGLPLVATDNGGPVDILGNCRNGLLVDPTDRAAIASALLAILADPQLWARYSQQGLINIARYYSWEAHASRYLTAIRPIIEQHRPPERPPASGRIRQSFDRAIFTAVDNTLLGDDEGLEALVKVITAHRRAFMFGVATGRRLDSVLMLLKRKAIPAPDILITSLGTEIYYTGQLFTDVAWNRHINHAWTPQVLKRVMDEIPGLTLQPKSEQSRYKLSYYYDAAHAPPIEDIHGLLHQQELSVNATYSFGQYLDIVPARASKGQALRYVASQYEIPLEQILVTGGSGGDEDMLRGNTLGVVVANRHQEELANLSEWQQVYFAAGAHSWGILDAIHHYNFFQRMSCAVT from the coding sequence GTGCTGCAACAGCTCGCGTCTCCACAGTTCGAGCCGCCGGCCGCAACGCCACAGCACCCCGTCCAGCAGACCGCTGCCGCCGTCACCCGGCTGGAGCGCTCGGCGCAGCCGGGCACTTCCGAGCGACCCCTCTACCTGCTGCTGATCAGCCTGCATGGCTTGATCCGCGGCCAGCAGCTCGAGCTGGGGCGTGATGCGGACACCGGTGGGCAAACCAAATATGTGGTCGAGCTGGCCAAGGCACTGGCGCAGCAGCCGCATGTGGAGCAGGTGGATCTGGTCACGCGGCTGGTGGTGGATGCCGCCGTGAGCGACGACTATGCGCAGCTCATCGAGCCCTTGGGGGAGCACTGCCGGATCGTGCGCCTGCCGGCGGGGCCAGAGGCTTACATCGCCAAGGAGCAGTTGTGGCCCTATCTCGGCAACTTCGCCGATACCCTCCATGCCTGGCTGAAGCAGCAGCCGCGCTGGCCCGATCTGATCCATACCCATTACGCCGATGCGGGATATGTGGGCGTGCGGCTCGCCAACCTCACCGGCCTGCCGCTGGTGCACACAGGCCATTCACTCGGGCGTGATAAGACCCGCCGCCTGCTGGCTGTGGGTATGGCGATTGAACAGATCGAAGCCCGCTATCACATGATTGAGCGCATCAGCGCCGAGGAAGATACTCTCAGCCACGCGAGCCTGGTGATCACGAGCACGCGGAATGAGATTGAAAGCCAATACGAACTTTACGATTACTACACGCCCGAGAAGATGGCGGTGATTCCGCCCGGCACCGATCTCCAGCAATTCTTTCCGCCCAGCCCAGAGCCTGCCGCCGCCGATCCGTCGCCCATCCAGCAGGAGATCAACAAGTTTCTTGCCGATCCCACCAAGCCGATGATCCTGGCGCTCTCCCGGGCGGATGAGCGCAAGAACATCATTGCCCTGCTGGAGGCCTTCGGCCAGGAGCCGCGTTTGAAGGCGATGGCCAATCTGGTGATCGTGATGGGCAACCGCGACGACATCCGGGAACTCCATGAAGGGGCCCAGCATGTGCTCACGGAGATCCTGCTGGTGATCGATGCGCTCGATCTCTATGGAGTCGTGGCGCTGCCCAAGCACCATCAATCCTCGGAGGTGCCGGCGATCTATCGATCGGCCACGGCCTCAAGGGGCGTGTTCGTGAACCCGGCGCTCACCGAACCCTTCGGCCTCACCTTGCTGGAGGCCGCCGCCAGCGGGCTGCCCCTGGTGGCCACGGATAATGGCGGCCCTGTGGACATCCTCGGCAACTGCCGCAATGGCTTGCTCGTGGATCCCACCGATCGCGCCGCGATTGCCTCAGCGCTGCTGGCGATTCTTGCGGATCCCCAGCTCTGGGCCCGCTATTCCCAGCAGGGGCTGATCAACATCGCCCGGTACTACTCCTGGGAGGCGCATGCCAGCCGTTACCTCACGGCGATCCGACCGATCATTGAGCAGCACCGTCCACCGGAGCGCCCCCCCGCCAGCGGCAGGATCCGCCAATCGTTTGATCGCGCCATCTTCACCGCGGTGGATAACACCCTGCTCGGCGATGACGAGGGACTCGAGGCACTAGTGAAGGTGATCACGGCACACCGCCGTGCCTTCATGTTCGGCGTCGCCACGGGGCGGCGCCTGGATTCAGTGCTGATGCTGCTGAAGCGAAAGGCCATCCCAGCTCCCGACATTCTGATCACCAGCCTGGGGACGGAGATCTATTACACCGGTCAGTTGTTCACCGATGTGGCCTGGAACCGGCACATCAACCATGCCTGGACTCCCCAGGTGCTCAAGCGGGTGATGGATGAAATTCCCGGCCTCACACTGCAGCCCAAGAGTGAGCAGAGCCGCTACAAGCTTTCTTATTACTACGACGCCGCCCATGCTCCTCCCATTGAAGACATTCATGGCCTGCTGCATCAGCAGGAGCTTTCCGTGAATGCCACTTATTCCTTCGGGCAATACCTCGACATCGTGCCGGCACGGGCGTCCAAGGGACAGGCTTTGCGCTATGTGGCCAGCCAGTATGAAATTCCCCTGGAGCAGATCCTCGTGACCGGTGGCTCCGGTGGCGATGAGGACATGCTGCGAGGCAACACGCTGGGGGTGGTGGTGGCCAACCGGCACCAGGAGGAGCTCGCCAACCTCAGCGAATGGCAGCAGGTGTATTTCGCCGCCGGCGCCCATTCCTGGGGCATTCTTGATGCGATCCATCACTACAACTTCTTTCAGCGCATGAGCTGCGCAGTGACGTGA